Genomic window (Arcobacter aquimarinus):
AAAAAAATTTGTTGAAGAATTAAAATGGCTAAGTGATGAAGAATTTTCTAAAATCGTAGCACTTAGCCAGTTTTTACCAGGACCGAGCTCATCACAAGTTGGTTTTACAATAGGATTAAATAAAGGCGGAATTTTTGGTGCGATATTGGCTTTTATTGCATTTACAACTCCTTCTTTTTTACTTTTATATTTAGCTGCAACTTTTCAAAATGCTTATGAAAACAGTAGTGTGATTTATGCTTTGATGAGTGGATTAAAACTTTTTGCTGTGGTAATTGTGGCTGATGCAACTTTTAGTATGTTTAAGACACTTTGTAAAACTACATTAAGTAAAATAATTTTTGTTTTTGCAACACTATTTTTGATTTTTAATCAAAGTTTTTTTAGTCAAATTTTAGTTTTAGTGGTTTCAGGTTTAGTTGCACTATTTTTTATAAAAGAGAAAAATGAAACTAAAATGAGATATGAAAAACCTTATATTTTGCCTTTAGTTATTTTTTTGATTTTATTGATATTTTTGCCATTTTTTGCAAATCAAGATAAATTATTAAGTCTGTTTAACTCTTTTTATCAAGTTGGAAGTTTGGTTTTTGGAGGAGGGCATGTTGTTCTTCCTTTAATTAAAAGTAACATAAATATTGATGAAAATAGTTTTTTAGTTGCTTACTCACTAGCTCAAGCAGTTCCTGGACCTATGTTTACTATTGCTTCATATATTGGAGTTGTGGCTTTAGAAGAATCACCATTTTTAGGTGCTGTTGTTGCTACATTTGCCATTTTTTTACCAGGATTTCTTTTGATTTTAGCTTTTTATAAAAGTTTTGAAAGTTACTCAAAAAATCCTACTATTTCAAAAATAGTTACAGGAATTAATGCAAGTGTTGTTGCTATTTTATTTAGTGTTTTACTTACAATAGTTATTCCAAGTGGAATTATAAATATTTATGATTTGATTTTTGCAATACTTGGATTTTTTATGATTAGAAAATTTAAAATATCCATATTACTTTTGATTTTGTTTTATTGTGGATATGGATTTATAGGAAGTTTGTATGTTTGATTGGTTAGTTAATTTAAGTGCGATATTTGTATTTGATAATTTAGGACTTGAAAAAGGAAGCCATTTAGGTGAGGCTTTACACTTTTTTATTTATGACACTATAAAAATATTTATACTTTTAGTAACAATTATTTTTTTAGTTACATTTTTACGAAGTTATTTTCCTGTTGAAAAAATAAGAGATTATTTAGTTGGAAAACATAAACTTATAGGACATATTTTTGCAGCATTTTTTGGTATTTTGACACCTTTTTGTTCTTGTAGTGCAATTCCACTTTTTTTAGGTTTTTTACAAGCTAGAATTCCTTTGGGAGTTACTTTTTCATATTTGATATCAGCACCACTTAGTGATGCAGTTGTAATTGCACTGTTATTTTCACTTTTTGGTTGGAAAATTACTCTGCTTTATATAGGTTTTGCTTTATTAATAGCAATAATTGCAGGGTTAGTAATAGGAGCTATGAATTTAGAAAAGGAGGTTTTAATAGAAGTAAAACCTCTAAATAGTTGTTGTGGTACTTTAAATGAAGATAAAACTTTAATATCTGTAAGATTAAAAGAATCGTGGGAATATACAAAAGATATATTTAAAAAAATATATTTATATGTAATTGTTGGTATTGCAATTGGAGCATTTATTCATGGATATATTCCAGCTGAATTTATAAGTAAATATGCAGGTGGAGATGTTTGGTATGCACCAATAGTTGCAGTTTTTATGGGAATTCCGATGTATTCAAATGCAGCTGGAATTTTACCACTTGTGGAAGTTTTAACACAAAAAGGAATGTTACTTGGAACTGCGCTATCATTTATGATGGCAGTTGTAGCTTTGAGTCTTCCTGAAGCCTTGATATTAAAAAGAGTTTTAAGCTTAAAACTTATCTCTATATTTTTTGGAACAGTTGGATTTGCTATACTTCTAACAGGGTATATATTTAATTATTTAATAGGATAGAAAAAATGAAAATAGAAATTTTAGGTACAGGTTGTACAAAGTGCAAAAACCTTGAAGAAAATACAAAACAAGCAGTTGCAAAAATTGGTGGATTTCATGAAGTTAAAAAAGTAGAAGATATAGTTGAAATTATGAATTATGGTGTTATGAGTACACCTGCACTTGTAGTCGATGGAGTTGTAAAAAGTACAGGAAAACTTTTAGGTGTAGAAGAGATAATAGTTTTACTTAAAAATTAAAAAATCTTATCTTACTATTATTCAAATAAAATTATTTTTATTGATATTTAATCTATTTTAATTATATTTTAAATAGAATATAAGTTACTTTCTTAAAAGGATTAATATGCAAGACTTGAGTATCAGTAAAAAGTTTACTTTAACTAATGTTATTGTTACATTATTAGTTTTAGTTATAGGCTATTTTATATTAAATAAATATAAAAATGATTTAGCTACTGAAGTACATGATAATGTAATTATTAAATTAAACTCTTTGAGTAATTTGAAATTAGAGGGAAAACTAGAAGTAGGTATTTCAAATGCTATTTCTATTTCAAATGATTCTTCTATAAAAGAGGCTTTAGCTAAAAATGATAGAGAATTAGCGATTAAAACACTGGCTAATTTATCTAAAAGTATGAAAGAGTCAACACCATTTCAGAACATTCAAGTTCATCTACATACTAAAGATAATAAATCTTTTTTGAGGTCATGGCAACCTAAAAAATTTGGTGATGATTTAAGTTCTTTTAGAGCAAGTGTTGTAAAAGTAAATAGTGATAAAATTGCTATTAATGGGTTTGAAGTTGGAAATGCAGGACTTAGTATAAGATCAGTTGTTCCTATTTTTGATGAAGCTAAAAACCATGTAGGTTCTTTAGAATTTATGCAAGGTGTAAATTCTGTTGCAAGCTCTTTTGATGCTGAAAATAAAGCGTTTTTATTGCTTATGGATAAATCTTTAGCAACAGTTGCAATTAAAGAAGAAGATGTTTTAAATAAGTATTTAATTTCTCAAAAGTTTATTAATAAAGATTTTTTAGAAGATGCTAAAAAAATAAACTTTGATAAACTTTTAAATGATAAATTTTTAATAACAAATAAGTATTTTTATACATATAGTGATATTACAGATTTTGCTGGTAAAAAACTCGGTATTGCATTAGTTGCTGAGCCTATAGAAGTTGTTAATACAGCAATTGAACATGCTTCATATATTATTTGGGTTGCTTTGATTATTTTAGTTGTTGCTTTAATGATTACTATGATTATCTCTTTAGTTAATATGAAAAAAAATATTTTAACTCCAATATTTAATCTTAAAAATTCAATTGATGCAATTAGTTCTAATAACTCTTCAGAAACTTCAAAAATAGAAGTGAAATCTCATGATGAAATCGGTGAAGTTGTTCATAGTTTCAATAATTATTTAGATTCAATTCAAAAAGGAATTATCCAAGATCAAATTGTAATTGAAGAATCAAGAGCAATTATTTCAAAAGTAAATGCTGGATTATTAAATGATAGAATTAAAGGAAAAGCACATTCTATTGGAGTTTCTTCTTTAGTTGATGAAATAAATAAAATGATAGAGAGAATGCAAAAAAATC
Coding sequences:
- the chrA gene encoding chromate efflux transporter, with the protein product MINISIFWHFFILGLFSFGGPIAHIGYFRKKFVEELKWLSDEEFSKIVALSQFLPGPSSSQVGFTIGLNKGGIFGAILAFIAFTTPSFLLLYLAATFQNAYENSSVIYALMSGLKLFAVVIVADATFSMFKTLCKTTLSKIIFVFATLFLIFNQSFFSQILVLVVSGLVALFFIKEKNETKMRYEKPYILPLVIFLILLIFLPFFANQDKLLSLFNSFYQVGSLVFGGGHVVLPLIKSNINIDENSFLVAYSLAQAVPGPMFTIASYIGVVALEESPFLGAVVATFAIFLPGFLLILAFYKSFESYSKNPTISKIVTGINASVVAILFSVLLTIVIPSGIINIYDLIFAILGFFMIRKFKISILLLILFYCGYGFIGSLYV
- a CDS encoding thioredoxin family protein — protein: MKIEILGTGCTKCKNLEENTKQAVAKIGGFHEVKKVEDIVEIMNYGVMSTPALVVDGVVKSTGKLLGVEEIIVLLKN
- a CDS encoding permease is translated as MFDWLVNLSAIFVFDNLGLEKGSHLGEALHFFIYDTIKIFILLVTIIFLVTFLRSYFPVEKIRDYLVGKHKLIGHIFAAFFGILTPFCSCSAIPLFLGFLQARIPLGVTFSYLISAPLSDAVVIALLFSLFGWKITLLYIGFALLIAIIAGLVIGAMNLEKEVLIEVKPLNSCCGTLNEDKTLISVRLKESWEYTKDIFKKIYLYVIVGIAIGAFIHGYIPAEFISKYAGGDVWYAPIVAVFMGIPMYSNAAGILPLVEVLTQKGMLLGTALSFMMAVVALSLPEALILKRVLSLKLISIFFGTVGFAILLTGYIFNYLIG